A genomic region of Clavibacter michiganensis subsp. insidiosus contains the following coding sequences:
- a CDS encoding shikimate kinase, with translation MTRILLTGMSGAGKSTLLAELARRGHRTLDTDHDGRTLPDGRWDEPRMARLLDREPRIVVSGTVENQGAFRDRFAHVVLLSAPLDVLLARVAGRTGNDYGKDPAEREEIRRNTREVEPLLRRSADLELDGRRTIADLADELERLLGRAVRGADAHVHSTEKHSR, from the coding sequence ATGACGCGGATCCTCCTCACCGGCATGTCCGGCGCCGGGAAGTCCACGCTCCTCGCCGAGCTGGCCCGGCGCGGGCACCGCACGCTCGACACCGACCATGACGGCCGGACCCTGCCGGACGGCCGATGGGACGAGCCGCGGATGGCCCGTCTCCTCGACCGCGAGCCGCGCATCGTCGTCTCGGGCACCGTCGAGAACCAGGGCGCGTTCCGCGACCGGTTCGCGCACGTCGTGCTGCTCAGCGCACCGCTCGACGTGCTGCTCGCGCGCGTCGCCGGGCGCACCGGGAACGACTACGGGAAGGACCCCGCCGAGCGCGAGGAGATCCGCCGGAACACGCGGGAGGTGGAGCCGCTGCTCCGCCGGTCCGCCGACCTCGAGCTCGACGGCCGGCGCACGATCGCGGACCTGGCCGACGAGCTGGAGCGGCTCCTGGGCCGAGCCGTGCGCGGCGCGGATGCCCATGTGCACTCTACTGAGAAGCATTCTCGATAA
- a CDS encoding ABC transporter permease has protein sequence MSSAAPLGRWIAGRCGAALVTLAALSVVVFASASALPGDASGALAGSGATAAERDALRTDLGLDRPVAERYLTWAAGALHGDLGRSLVSGREIAPLLGERLIDTLTITALAVAVIAVVATCLGLASGMREDSAADRLLTTLTVVMMATPDFLVAIALLVLLTSLVPVLPAVALLPLGDAAWQHPEVLVLPVATLALAGAGPAARMLRATVVDVMRAPFIEHARLNGIHGLRLALVHVLPNAAAPALQSLALVAAGLLGGGIVVETLFGVPGIGLELARAVSARDVPMVQAVALVLGGAALAILLVGDVGAALLRRRRGAEQVRG, from the coding sequence GTGAGCTCCGCGGCGCCGCTCGGCCGGTGGATCGCCGGACGGTGCGGCGCCGCGCTGGTGACCCTCGCGGCGCTCTCGGTCGTCGTGTTCGCGAGCGCATCCGCGCTGCCGGGGGACGCCTCCGGGGCCCTCGCGGGAAGCGGTGCGACCGCGGCGGAGCGCGACGCCCTCCGCACGGACCTGGGCCTCGACCGCCCCGTCGCGGAGAGGTACCTGACCTGGGCCGCCGGCGCCCTCCACGGCGACCTCGGCCGATCGCTCGTCTCCGGCCGCGAGATCGCGCCGCTCCTCGGGGAGCGCCTCATCGACACGCTGACCATCACGGCGCTCGCGGTCGCGGTGATCGCCGTGGTCGCGACCTGCCTCGGCCTCGCGTCGGGCATGCGGGAGGACAGCGCGGCCGACCGGCTGCTCACCACCCTCACGGTGGTCATGATGGCGACGCCCGACTTCCTCGTCGCCATCGCGCTCCTCGTGCTCCTCACCTCCCTCGTGCCGGTGCTCCCGGCCGTCGCGCTCCTGCCCCTGGGCGACGCCGCGTGGCAGCATCCGGAGGTTCTCGTGCTGCCGGTCGCGACGCTCGCCCTCGCCGGCGCGGGCCCGGCCGCGCGGATGCTGCGCGCGACCGTCGTCGACGTGATGCGGGCGCCGTTCATCGAGCACGCGCGGCTCAACGGGATCCACGGCCTCCGCCTCGCGCTCGTGCACGTGCTGCCGAACGCGGCGGCCCCGGCGCTCCAGTCGCTCGCGCTGGTGGCCGCCGGGCTGCTCGGCGGCGGGATCGTGGTCGAGACGCTGTTCGGCGTCCCCGGCATCGGCCTGGAGCTCGCGCGCGCGGTGTCCGCCCGGGACGTGCCCATGGTGCAGGCGGTCGCGCTCGTGCTCGGCGGCGCGGCCCTCGCGATCCTGCTGGTCGGCGACGTCGGCGCGGCCCTCCTCCGACGCCGCCGGGGCGCCGAGCAGGTCCGCGGATGA
- a CDS encoding ribonucleoside-diphosphate reductase subunit alpha: MSITVVKRDGSKEPYDANRINLAIEDATQGLDENIGWVTQIASELEITLFDGITTQQLDEAVIQVALQNVKDDPAFDTVAARLLLKTIYKRVLGDYSSPEELKRLHAEHFARNIQRGVDEMLLDSRLVQLFDLERLAQALEPSHDELLKYIGVVTLNNRYGIKGRNGDALEVPQYFWMRIAMGLTLNEQNPTETAIAFYEKMSKLEYLAAGSTLVNAGTIYPQLANCFVMEMQDDIEHIAKTTRDVMWLTKGTGGIGLSVSKLRAQGSPIRSNNTTSTGPIPFMHTIDSVLRAVSRGGKKFGALCFYMENWHLDFPEFLDLRQNSGDPYRRTRTANTAVWISDEFMKRVQNDEDWFLFDPLEVSDLGELYGKAFSERYAFYVAEAEAGRIRMFKRIKAREQFKSILISLQTTSHPWLTWKDTINNRALNNNTGTIHLSNLCTEITLPQDEDNVSVCNLASINLSQHFADGKVDFAKIEQSARLAVRQLDNLIDITRSSVKEADFSNQQNRAVGLGVMGFTDIVEKLGFSYESEESYDLIDEIMEHVSYAAIDESADLAKERGAYPNFEGSRWSEGLVPLDSIALMEADRGVPVKVNRTTRLDWDALRVKVKGGMRNATLMAIAPTASIGLVAGTTPGLDPQFSQIFSRSTSSGKFLEVNRNLVKDLQELGIWETVRENILRSQGDIQNIAAIPDSVKATYRTSFQLSPYAFLEVAARAQKWIDQAISRNMYLETRDLGDMMDIYFAGWERGVKTTYYLHMKPRHTAEQSTVKVDKSQDADGTKRKGFGGFGGGAPAVAPASTAPASTATAEAPAPQSAPAPRKGFGFGGVGGAR, encoded by the coding sequence GTGTCGATCACGGTAGTCAAGAGGGACGGCTCGAAGGAGCCGTACGACGCGAACCGCATCAACCTGGCGATCGAGGATGCCACGCAGGGCCTCGACGAGAACATCGGCTGGGTCACGCAGATCGCGTCCGAGCTGGAGATCACCCTCTTCGACGGGATCACCACGCAGCAGCTGGATGAGGCCGTCATCCAGGTCGCGCTCCAGAACGTGAAGGACGACCCGGCGTTCGACACCGTCGCCGCGCGCCTCCTCCTCAAGACCATCTACAAGCGCGTCCTCGGCGACTACTCGTCGCCCGAGGAGCTCAAGCGCCTCCACGCGGAGCACTTCGCCCGCAACATCCAGCGCGGCGTCGACGAGATGCTCCTCGACTCCCGCCTCGTGCAGCTGTTCGACCTGGAGCGCCTCGCCCAGGCCCTCGAGCCGTCGCACGACGAGCTGCTCAAGTACATCGGCGTCGTCACGCTGAACAACCGCTACGGCATCAAGGGCCGCAACGGCGACGCCCTCGAGGTGCCCCAGTACTTCTGGATGCGCATCGCGATGGGCCTCACGCTGAATGAGCAGAACCCGACCGAGACGGCCATCGCCTTCTACGAGAAGATGTCGAAGCTCGAGTACCTCGCGGCCGGCTCCACCCTCGTCAACGCGGGCACCATCTACCCGCAGCTCGCGAACTGCTTCGTCATGGAGATGCAGGACGACATCGAGCACATCGCGAAGACCACGCGCGACGTCATGTGGCTCACCAAGGGCACGGGCGGCATCGGCCTTTCCGTCTCCAAGCTGCGCGCGCAGGGCTCGCCCATCCGCTCGAACAACACCACGTCCACGGGCCCGATCCCGTTCATGCACACCATCGACTCCGTGCTCCGCGCCGTCAGCCGCGGCGGCAAGAAGTTCGGCGCCCTCTGCTTCTACATGGAGAACTGGCACCTCGACTTCCCCGAGTTCCTCGACCTGCGCCAGAACTCGGGCGACCCGTACCGCCGCACCCGCACCGCCAACACGGCCGTGTGGATCAGCGACGAGTTCATGAAGCGCGTGCAGAACGACGAGGACTGGTTCCTCTTCGACCCGCTGGAGGTCTCCGACCTCGGCGAGCTGTACGGCAAGGCGTTCTCGGAGCGCTACGCGTTCTACGTCGCCGAGGCCGAGGCCGGGCGCATCCGCATGTTCAAGCGCATCAAGGCGCGCGAGCAGTTCAAGTCGATCCTCATCTCGCTCCAGACCACCAGCCACCCGTGGCTGACCTGGAAGGACACGATCAACAACCGCGCCCTGAACAACAACACGGGCACGATCCACCTCTCGAACCTCTGCACCGAGATCACGCTGCCGCAGGACGAGGACAACGTCTCCGTCTGCAACCTGGCGTCGATCAACCTGTCGCAGCACTTCGCCGACGGCAAGGTCGACTTCGCCAAGATCGAGCAGAGCGCGCGCCTCGCGGTGCGCCAGCTCGACAACCTCATCGACATCACGCGCTCCAGCGTGAAGGAGGCGGACTTCTCCAACCAGCAGAACCGCGCGGTGGGCCTCGGCGTCATGGGCTTCACCGACATAGTGGAGAAGCTCGGCTTCTCGTACGAGTCCGAGGAGTCGTACGACCTGATCGACGAGATCATGGAGCACGTCTCCTACGCGGCCATCGACGAGTCGGCTGACCTGGCGAAGGAGCGCGGCGCGTACCCGAACTTCGAGGGATCCCGCTGGTCCGAGGGCCTCGTGCCGCTCGACTCGATCGCCCTCATGGAGGCCGACCGCGGCGTGCCCGTCAAGGTCAACCGCACCACGCGCCTCGACTGGGACGCGCTGCGCGTGAAGGTCAAGGGCGGCATGCGCAACGCGACGCTCATGGCCATCGCGCCCACCGCGTCCATCGGCCTCGTCGCCGGCACCACGCCCGGCCTCGACCCGCAGTTCTCGCAGATCTTCAGCCGCTCCACCTCCTCGGGCAAGTTCCTCGAGGTCAACCGGAACCTCGTGAAGGACCTCCAGGAGCTCGGCATCTGGGAGACCGTGCGCGAGAACATCTTGCGCAGCCAGGGCGACATCCAGAACATCGCCGCCATCCCGGACTCGGTCAAGGCCACGTACCGCACGAGCTTCCAGCTCTCGCCGTACGCGTTCCTCGAGGTCGCGGCGCGCGCGCAGAAGTGGATCGACCAGGCCATCAGCCGGAACATGTACCTCGAGACGCGCGACCTCGGCGACATGATGGACATCTACTTCGCCGGCTGGGAGCGCGGGGTCAAGACCACGTACTACCTGCACATGAAGCCGCGCCACACGGCCGAGCAGTCGACCGTCAAGGTCGACAAGTCGCAGGACGCCGACGGCACCAAGCGCAAGGGCTTCGGCGGATTCGGCGGCGGCGCTCCCGCTGTCGCGCCCGCGTCGACCGCTCCCGCATCCACCGCGACCGCGGAGGCCCCGGCCCCGCAGTCCGCTCCGGCGCCCCGCAAGGGCTTCGGCTTCGGCGGAGTGGGAGGTGCACGCTGA
- a CDS encoding ABC transporter permease subunit, translating to MSDESARSRARGGFRTLALVLAASVVAAALLGPLLPLGSPDEVVGRPFAGPDAAHPLGTELLGRDLLARVAAGGRGLVLEAVAATLAASAVGLALGIRSGLRPSRAADAAVRVVDAVAALPALLVLLVLAAGSPGQPAAIVAAIALVSAPSSVRVIRQQTRIVAAADHVVIARARGDGIGSRLRHDIIPGIRSVALADAGLRFIAALQLAAAAGFLGVGASAPAADWGRMVREDVVGIRANPLATLVPAGLLVAVSLGVTLAVDGSARRRGDAR from the coding sequence ATGAGCGACGAGTCCGCCAGGTCCCGCGCCCGCGGCGGCTTCCGTACGCTCGCCCTGGTGCTCGCCGCGAGCGTCGTCGCCGCCGCCCTGCTCGGGCCCCTGTTGCCGCTCGGCTCGCCGGACGAGGTCGTCGGCCGGCCCTTCGCCGGCCCGGACGCCGCGCATCCGCTCGGCACGGAGCTGCTCGGCCGCGACCTGCTCGCGCGCGTGGCCGCGGGCGGGCGGGGGCTCGTGCTCGAGGCCGTCGCCGCTACCCTGGCCGCGAGCGCCGTGGGGCTCGCGCTCGGGATCCGGTCGGGGCTGCGCCCGTCCCGCGCGGCCGACGCGGCCGTGCGCGTCGTCGACGCCGTCGCCGCCCTGCCCGCGCTGCTGGTCCTGCTCGTCCTCGCGGCGGGGTCACCGGGCCAGCCCGCGGCGATCGTCGCCGCCATCGCCCTCGTGAGCGCCCCGTCCTCCGTGCGGGTCATCCGCCAGCAGACGCGCATCGTCGCGGCGGCCGACCACGTCGTGATCGCCCGGGCGCGCGGCGACGGGATCGGCAGCAGGCTCCGGCACGACATCATCCCGGGGATCCGCTCGGTCGCCCTCGCGGACGCGGGCCTCCGGTTCATCGCCGCGCTCCAGCTCGCCGCGGCCGCCGGGTTCCTCGGCGTCGGCGCCAGCGCGCCCGCGGCCGACTGGGGGCGCATGGTGCGGGAGGACGTGGTCGGCATCCGCGCGAACCCGCTCGCGACCCTCGTGCCCGCCGGGCTCCTGGTCGCGGTCTCGCTCGGCGTGACGCTCGCGGTGGACGGGTCCGCCCGACGGCGCGGGGATGCCCGGTGA
- a CDS encoding ABC transporter ATP-binding protein, translated as MIPAIEVSGLTIQGGTGATDASGTGATLLRGIDLRVAPGEVVGLSGPSGSGKSTLLHALLGHLSAGARVMAGTVRVHGVDPLAPAGRRLLRGRIVGHVPQDPASALDPARTALQHIRQAARRSAGRADLGRLALEAARDAHLDPALLRRRGSELSGGQAQRVILAALLAGRPAVVLLDEPTSALDAETADLVARHVARLPWRPTVVIASHAPDVLTRTSGRVVTLHGGAWGHGSPTAVATPPPARGPAAVEARAAPATRPVASAPAVEVSGLRVRFRAHRVVDEAYFRIPPGAMLALRGRSGSGKTSIGRAVAGLLVPDAGALDVAGTRLPWAGEDRTRSEKPLVGLVLQDPRAALHPGETVRAAITRAGRAAVRRGSPAADPAELLARLGLDPCLLERRPHQLSGGQRQRVAIARAMAAAPAVLVCDEITASLDATAERMVLDALDEARTRTGVAILLITHSATAADRAHRVLTLDGGRLA; from the coding sequence GTGATCCCCGCCATCGAGGTCAGCGGCCTCACGATCCAGGGCGGGACCGGCGCGACGGACGCGAGCGGCACCGGAGCGACGCTCCTCCGCGGGATCGACCTCCGCGTCGCGCCCGGCGAGGTCGTCGGACTGTCCGGGCCGTCCGGCAGCGGGAAGTCGACCCTGCTGCACGCGCTCCTCGGGCACCTCTCCGCCGGGGCCCGGGTCATGGCGGGGACCGTCCGCGTCCACGGCGTGGATCCCCTCGCCCCGGCGGGCCGGCGCCTCCTCCGCGGACGGATCGTCGGGCACGTGCCGCAGGATCCGGCGAGCGCCCTCGATCCCGCGCGCACCGCGCTCCAGCACATCCGCCAGGCGGCTCGACGGTCCGCCGGCCGCGCGGACCTCGGCCGGCTCGCGCTCGAGGCCGCGCGCGACGCGCACCTCGACCCCGCGCTGCTGCGCCGTCGCGGATCCGAGCTCTCGGGCGGGCAGGCGCAGCGCGTGATCCTGGCGGCGCTCCTCGCGGGCCGGCCCGCGGTGGTCCTCCTCGACGAGCCCACGAGCGCGCTGGACGCCGAGACCGCCGACCTGGTCGCCCGTCACGTCGCGCGCCTCCCGTGGCGACCGACCGTCGTCATCGCGAGCCACGCTCCCGACGTGCTCACGCGCACGAGCGGACGCGTCGTCACCCTGCACGGCGGCGCGTGGGGGCACGGCTCCCCGACGGCCGTCGCGACGCCCCCGCCCGCTCGCGGGCCGGCGGCCGTCGAGGCGCGGGCGGCTCCCGCCACCCGGCCCGTCGCATCCGCTCCCGCCGTCGAGGTGTCCGGTCTCCGCGTCCGCTTCCGCGCGCACCGGGTGGTCGACGAGGCCTACTTCCGCATCCCGCCCGGCGCGATGCTCGCGCTCCGGGGCCGATCCGGATCGGGCAAGACGAGCATCGGCCGGGCGGTCGCCGGCCTCCTCGTGCCGGATGCGGGCGCGCTTGACGTGGCGGGCACGCGCCTCCCCTGGGCGGGCGAGGATCGGACCCGCTCGGAGAAGCCGCTCGTGGGGCTGGTGCTCCAGGATCCACGCGCCGCGCTGCACCCGGGAGAGACGGTGCGCGCGGCCATCACCCGCGCGGGTCGCGCCGCCGTCCGCCGGGGCTCCCCGGCCGCCGATCCCGCCGAGCTGCTCGCGCGCCTCGGGCTGGATCCATGCCTCCTCGAGCGCCGGCCGCACCAGCTGAGCGGCGGCCAGCGCCAGCGCGTCGCCATCGCCCGGGCGATGGCCGCGGCACCGGCCGTGCTCGTGTGCGACGAGATCACCGCGTCCCTCGACGCCACGGCGGAGCGGATGGTGCTGGACGCCCTCGACGAGGCGCGCACGCGCACGGGCGTCGCGATCCTGCTCATCACGCACAGCGCGACGGCCGCCGACCGCGCCCACCGGGTGCTGACGCTCGACGGCGGCCGTCTCGCCTGA
- a CDS encoding GNAT family N-acetyltransferase has protein sequence MAEQDTGARHVARDGRVYRTEVVGWDDPRGARIRAAMEAEMDVRYEGRHADDPDWPAKAAVAFAFDPADVEAVVLPVLDGDDRDAAAHGVIRHLGDELELKKVVVDPAHRGTGLARVLMAELERVARERGARRLILQTGDRQPDAIQLYATAGWLPIDVYPPYIPVTNSVCFEKPLG, from the coding sequence ATGGCCGAGCAGGACACCGGCGCCCGGCACGTCGCGCGCGACGGACGGGTCTACCGCACCGAGGTGGTCGGCTGGGACGACCCCCGCGGAGCGCGGATCCGCGCGGCCATGGAGGCCGAGATGGACGTGCGGTACGAGGGGCGCCACGCCGACGACCCCGACTGGCCCGCGAAGGCCGCGGTCGCGTTCGCGTTCGACCCGGCCGACGTGGAGGCCGTGGTGCTGCCCGTCCTCGACGGCGACGACCGGGACGCGGCCGCGCACGGCGTCATCCGGCACCTCGGCGACGAGCTCGAGCTGAAGAAGGTCGTCGTGGATCCCGCGCACCGCGGCACGGGCCTCGCGCGCGTGCTCATGGCCGAGCTGGAGCGCGTGGCCCGGGAGCGCGGCGCCCGCCGCCTCATCCTGCAGACGGGCGACCGGCAGCCCGACGCCATCCAGCTCTACGCGACCGCGGGGTGGCTGCCCATCGACGTGTACCCGCCGTACATCCCCGTCACGAACTCGGTCTGCTTCGAGAAGCCGCTGGGCTGA
- a CDS encoding ABC transporter substrate-binding protein gives MTTLPRRHPAIVAAGLALAITAGASGCAPSSDAPADAAATGGTLRAAFPGGAAETLDYLVGPTALDYVRARLVHAPFCDIDASAPDGVAYGALSSIDVSPDLSSYTLHVRPDVPFTDGSTLTAADVIYSLRAPGLLHGLPFTQIVARDLDVDAATAVDDLTVTLPTRHPVADGRQLICQSMLAIKDGTTEFTAATPSSGPFTISGFEPGQSTVLTCNPTFYGTALGTGPTLDSIQLLSISDQTAREDALRQGQVDYASGLAPAQAQELTGASGITVSTSELPYASSLQFLMNPSFAPFADERVREAFKLAIDRQQIVDTVYFGHAFVGDDVPGLGFPSYDTTLPTREHDPDRAKALLAEAGQSGMKVTLTAGPELPGMVETATLIVQDLRAIGVDATLAELPAGQLYADYAAYQRLPFAAGYTPPALFEPNHVPGALPEADALVAQARSAATPEARLAASHQAQQILWAKGYTIAPVFVPSISAQSDGVAGVRELQFPDLSRATVAAR, from the coding sequence ATGACCACGCTCCCCAGGAGGCACCCCGCGATCGTCGCGGCAGGGCTCGCCCTCGCGATCACGGCGGGAGCATCCGGATGCGCGCCGTCCTCCGACGCTCCCGCGGACGCCGCGGCGACCGGCGGCACGCTCCGCGCGGCCTTCCCCGGCGGCGCGGCCGAGACGCTCGACTACCTGGTCGGCCCGACCGCGCTCGACTACGTCCGCGCGCGGCTGGTGCACGCGCCCTTCTGCGACATCGACGCGTCGGCTCCGGACGGCGTCGCCTACGGCGCCCTCTCCTCCATCGACGTGAGCCCCGACCTCTCCTCCTACACGCTGCACGTCCGGCCCGACGTGCCGTTCACCGACGGATCCACGCTCACCGCCGCGGACGTCATCTACTCGCTCCGCGCTCCCGGGCTGCTGCACGGCCTGCCCTTCACGCAGATCGTCGCGCGCGACCTCGACGTCGACGCCGCCACGGCCGTCGACGACCTCACCGTCACGCTGCCGACGCGCCACCCGGTCGCCGACGGCCGGCAGCTCATCTGCCAGAGCATGCTCGCCATCAAGGACGGCACCACGGAGTTCACGGCGGCGACGCCGTCCTCGGGGCCGTTCACCATCAGCGGGTTCGAGCCCGGGCAGAGCACGGTCCTCACCTGCAACCCGACGTTCTACGGCACCGCCCTCGGCACCGGACCGACGCTCGACTCCATCCAGCTGCTGTCGATCTCCGACCAGACCGCCCGCGAGGACGCGCTGCGCCAGGGCCAGGTCGACTACGCGAGCGGGCTGGCCCCGGCGCAGGCCCAGGAGCTCACGGGAGCATCCGGGATCACCGTCTCCACGAGCGAGCTGCCCTACGCCTCGTCCCTCCAGTTCCTCATGAACCCGTCCTTCGCCCCCTTCGCCGACGAGCGCGTGCGGGAGGCGTTCAAGCTCGCGATCGACCGCCAGCAGATCGTCGACACCGTCTACTTCGGCCACGCGTTCGTGGGCGACGACGTGCCCGGGCTCGGCTTCCCGAGCTACGACACGACCCTGCCGACGCGCGAGCACGACCCCGACCGGGCGAAGGCGCTGCTCGCCGAGGCCGGGCAGAGCGGCATGAAGGTGACGCTCACGGCGGGCCCCGAGCTGCCCGGCATGGTCGAGACCGCCACGCTGATCGTGCAGGACCTCCGCGCGATCGGCGTGGACGCGACCCTCGCCGAGCTGCCCGCGGGCCAGCTCTACGCCGACTACGCCGCGTACCAGAGGCTGCCGTTCGCCGCCGGGTACACGCCGCCGGCGCTCTTCGAGCCGAACCACGTGCCCGGAGCGCTGCCCGAGGCGGACGCGCTCGTCGCCCAGGCGCGCAGCGCCGCCACCCCGGAGGCCCGGCTCGCCGCGTCGCACCAGGCGCAGCAGATCCTCTGGGCGAAGGGCTACACGATCGCGCCGGTGTTCGTGCCCTCGATCAGCGCGCAGTCCGACGGCGTCGCCGGCGTCCGTGAGCTGCAGTTCCCCGACCTGTCGCGGGCGACGGTCGCGGCGCGGTGA
- a CDS encoding ribonucleotide-diphosphate reductase subunit beta, whose amino-acid sequence MSKILGTGIQEGLLLKPVNYQWAMDLYDQAVANTWFPNEIQLGEDIADFKKMTDEERHAITFLMSYFNPNELLVNKALAFGVYPYINAPECHLYLAKQMWEEANHCMSFEYVLETFPIDREAAYNSHVDIPSMARKEEFEVTFIKRMTEQTLDITTTEGKKDFVRNLVAYNVILEGIWFYSGFMVSLSFRQRNLLRNFGSLMDWIVRDESLHLKFGINLILTVLEENPDLQTEEFAAEIKQMILDAVEMEEQYNRDLLPNGILGLNANYINQYVKYLADRRLEELGFEAEYKVSNPAKWMATANDTLQLVNFFESTNTSYESNASATVGAK is encoded by the coding sequence ATGTCGAAGATCCTCGGCACGGGAATCCAGGAGGGCCTCCTCCTCAAGCCCGTCAACTACCAGTGGGCCATGGACCTGTACGACCAGGCCGTCGCCAACACGTGGTTTCCCAACGAGATCCAGCTCGGCGAGGACATCGCGGACTTCAAGAAGATGACGGACGAGGAGCGCCACGCGATCACGTTCCTCATGAGCTACTTCAACCCGAACGAGCTCCTCGTGAACAAGGCGCTCGCGTTCGGCGTCTACCCCTACATCAACGCGCCGGAGTGCCACCTCTACCTGGCGAAGCAGATGTGGGAGGAGGCGAACCACTGCATGTCGTTCGAGTACGTCCTGGAGACGTTCCCGATCGACCGCGAGGCCGCGTACAACTCCCACGTCGACATCCCGTCGATGGCGCGCAAGGAGGAGTTCGAGGTCACGTTCATCAAGCGCATGACCGAGCAGACCCTCGACATCACCACCACCGAGGGCAAGAAGGACTTCGTCCGGAACCTCGTCGCGTACAACGTGATCCTCGAGGGCATCTGGTTCTACTCGGGCTTCATGGTGTCCCTGTCGTTCCGCCAGCGGAACCTGCTGCGCAACTTCGGCTCGCTCATGGACTGGATCGTGCGCGACGAGTCGCTGCACCTGAAGTTCGGGATCAACCTCATCCTCACGGTGCTCGAGGAGAACCCCGACCTGCAGACGGAGGAGTTCGCCGCCGAGATCAAGCAGATGATCCTCGACGCCGTCGAGATGGAGGAGCAGTACAACCGCGACCTCCTGCCGAACGGCATCCTCGGGCTCAACGCGAACTACATCAACCAGTACGTGAAGTACCTCGCCGACCGCCGCCTCGAGGAGCTCGGCTTCGAGGCCGAGTACAAGGTCTCGAACCCGGCGAAGTGGATGGCGACGGCGAACGATACGCTGCAGCTCGTCAACTTCTTCGAGTCGACCAACACGTCGTACGAGTCGAACGCGTCGGCCACCGTCGGCGCCAAGTAG